The region CTCACCTGTGCAAGCAACAAGGTACGTTGgtcttcctatatatatatatatatatatatatggtttcaTCAGCTTATAATGTTCGTAgttcagaatatatatatatatatatatatatatatatatatatatatatatatatactaggaTGTGTTTTTTGCTCCCAATTCTGTTTGTTgccatattttaattttattttcctagCTAGGATACGTTGAGATCGACATAAAAACTTGTATCAATTATTGATAgaatttgttaaaaacaaaaaagaaaaaggaattgcTTTTATTACCAAccataatttttctaattgttatATTATCGTACTAGCCAGGACGTTTCTGTTGGTTTGGAGGAAGCTTTCAACGTTATGGAGCACAAAATTGATCGGATATCCGAATTGCCGGAACCAATTCTAGAGCACATCTTATCATTCATCCCCTTGGAAAAAATACCTCAGCTTAGTATATTGTCCAAGAGATGGCAAAACGTTTGGGCTTTGCTCCCCATCCTGGAATTCAATCAATACATTCGGGAATTTAACCCTGTAAAATTGGGCAGTATTTCAGTCAATGAGAAAGAGCAGAAAATCAGGAGAATGAAATacgactttatttattttatggagAAAATTTTACAAAGCCGTTATAGGCAAAGGCTAAGTATAAACAAGTTTAAGCTCGAAATGTTCGACATCGATGAATCGGATTGTGCTCTTTTGAACCGTTGTATTGGGTATGCAATTGAAAGCAATGTCAAAGAGTTCAATGTTGAGCTAGAGTATGATCAGCTTGTGGAAGAGCCTGAGCACTACTATCAGTTGCCTGAGAGCGTTCTTACAACAAAATCAATAACAAAGTTGTCATTGTATAAGGTTAAGTTCGATTCTTTTAATTGTGATATTAACTTACCCTCTTTGAAAAAGTTGTATTTGCATGAAGTTCGTGTGGACGAGCAGTTTATCCAAACTGTAATTGCAAGTTGCCGTGTGCTAGAAGACATATCCTTTAAAGGTTGTTATGGTTTTAAAAGCATACATGTTTCAGGTCTTCCTAAACTCATGGTCCTCAAGCTGAAGTATAATCATGATCTTAAGAGAGTTGAGGTGCAAGCATCGAGTCTTCAATCTCTACACATCGATAACTTTTGGATACCGTGCCAGATCAACCTAGCCCCGTGTGAAAGCCTAAAGGAGTTAGTCTTACATGGAACCACCAAAACAAGCAAATGGTTGCATGACATTCTTCTTAAACATCCACGCGTAGAGAAGTTGGATCTAACAGGCTGCAATATGTTGGAATGGGTTTATATTTCGAGTCCCCACATGAAAACCTTAAATCTTTCAAGGTGCGAAAAGCTGGTTGAAGTGAACATTAATGCTCCAAACTTACATTCACTCGGGTATTGTGGTGGTGTTATATCCTATGCTTTGAACGTTACGGCTCTATTCGAAGCTAATCTCAATTTTGTGGGAAGGATTCCTTGGAATGTTGAAAAGATTGCATTCCTTGCAAACTACTTAAGTCATCCCAAACTATTGACATGGAGAACTGTATTTATTGAGGTATCCGAtctagtttcttttatttcattctaTCTCTTGCTTACTAGCTAGCTTCtttcatttgatttttatttttattttttgttaacatTTATTGTACAAATTCTTACAAGTGTCGTTAATTTGCGAAGGGTGTGATTATTCCAAAAGAATTGAGAGAAAGCCAACAACCATTCCGGCCATTATATAATGTCAAGAAGTTGGAGTTAAAAGCATATTTTTCGCCTAAGAAAAACGAATTCAGTGAACTCGTGGACTCCATGTTATGGATTTGTCCACTTTTGGAGATTCTATCCATAGAATGCAAAGATGAGAATAAGTCAGTTcacaatatatttttcaaggTATGTACAATTACGTATATATGTTCATTTCTTAGAATCTAAAAAAtcttactcatatatatatatatatatatataatatatactgtTACTTTTTCATGATGCTCTATCTAGTTATTTAATGtttcaaattaaactaaattattgGACTAAAAAAGGTATTCTCTTTGTGTTCTTTTGCTTTTCATGCTAAATGAGGTTCATTTTAATTTGGTGTAATATTGGATCCACTCCCTGTTAAtaatattttagaaaatattttgagtgtattaatacacgtggtatttttttatttcctttttcatcTTTTGAGAATGACTATAAAATCTTAGGGAGTACTATATACACTTACCCATCAATTTGCTAGGTCCTctaatctttttaatttatttggttGATATATATAATACCAATCCATCAAAAGAATTCTAATATGTTagggatatttattttataacaacttgtttttttatcttttgtgcTCATGTTCGATGAGTAGTACTACCATTATATCCTAAAAGTTATGACGGTGGTACGGCAATATTAATTATGTACTAATGAAAATTTTCCTAAtggaaaaaatatttgttattgCTATCGGTGTTCGTCTTTCTGAATTATGTATATTTCAATAGCTTTTTTCTTTCAGCCTAAAGTAGATTAATTGATTCAACACCGTTAAGAAGTTAAAAATCATAAGTTTTTGAgagttaattattattattattatgatgtttgttttggcatttttaataatgttattaAATTTATGCTTGTATTTCAGTTCTCATACGAAAACCCAGTTTATAAAGGCGGGGAGAATTTCAATTGTTGCAAACTACTTCTAGATCTATGTTGGCGGCATTATTTAAAGACTGTCAAGATTGAGGACTCTGGAGGACTTGCAGATGAAGACGATCTAAGGAAATATTTTTATGAGAATGCAAAAGTATTAAAGAGCTTCCAATATGCTTAAAAACATGGCCTAAGATGAGGATTTGCAAATGAAAATGTTTTAGAAAAGCATTTTGAAATTGTCTTTACAAATTGTGACTTTTGAAATAGCTTTGTTAGCATAATATTTGAGTCGATTTTGATTACGTTTATTTATAGATTAAATGAATATTGTAAAAGACATTATGCTTAATTTGTAAGATTTTTTCAAGTATATTTTCTATTGTTAAATAGTAACTaacaatattttgttgtaccaAATCATCTAACACAATGACTTATCTTTGTCCTGCAAATTTGATCAGGACATGGCTTTAAGTTGTATACTCCTAACATTGAACTCTAATTATACACCTAGCACTAATAAAACCttctataaaattaatttatgtgATAAGAAACATTACATAAATTAGTCATATTATCTAGTaacaaaaattcattacaaacaTTCTATCAATAAATTTACAATTCAAATACTACGgagaaatattttaaaacaaagaTTGAAGCCCCAAGTTACGTACATTGAACCACCCCTGACAGTTTGATACTATTACCTTTGTAAGCCCTAGgtttcattattatgaggtttCGGGTATTCTTAgattattattctttttggttATCAATTATTGTTGTtactattaattattattagtaGAGGATCCTAATCGGTACAAAGGGGCTATAATACATTAGTTTTCCTACAATTCTAGGGTTGAGAAGAAGATCATAATCAAAATCAACAGAgttattttaacctaattttagCTGATGTAGAGATTGTTTAGCGATAGTCGAAACTTTTTcctatcaaattattaaaacatttttaaaccaAACCTAATGGTTAAGTTCATGAAAATGGAATTAGCTGTTGTGTGTGAACACTGAACATAACTAAACAGTACCCAACTTCCCATTTGCAAGTTtggggaagaaaaaaaggaaatttgaTCTTGATTGCCTACATCTACTActctgtttcttttttaaaagaaaaaaaaaaaaaaatcattttgattGTTTCCATCTACTCCTCCGCGATGTGTCAAAGTATGCATCTAATCACATATCTTGAAGTGGGCAGTTAAGAGTGTTATCCATGGAGCATGTCCATGGTCTTCCTGAGCGAGAAAACTTTCTTCCCTTGATAGATCAAACCTTACCATCTCGCCACCCCTatgaaaacatgaacaaaataaaagaacttTAATTTCTAGCTATTTCTATTTAGAATAATTgagtaaaaaaatgttaatactTACCAATCGAGCTTCCAAGCAATTTGCAGACACAAACTCTGCAGGTTCACCTCCAAAACACGACATATGAAGGATATCAACTTCCTCTCCACGATCTGCATTATCTCTAGTATATCTTGCCGCTCCTTGTACAGGTAGTCTAATCACCTTCAAACTCTCTCCGCAGTTTTTGCACTGTATATACAAATTTACTACAAAGTTAGACCCTGatatacaaattaattaacaaataaacattaaaacaaccTTTTTTGAGTCTTTGCCAAATACGGGTTTAAGTGAGAATGTCCTTTCATTTAAGCAACCACAGTTAGGCATTGTGCATCTTACCTAATAGAAATGACTTGATtagatataaaataataataattaaaaaaaaaagaactatcCTATAACCACAGTAGTCAGTAACATTCCAATTTTATTACATAATCCAAATTACCCTAATTTGAAAATTGGTTCCTGAAATTTCCCAAAAACTGGTCATATCTGCCATTGCACAGCTAATCCTCAGCACATAAGTCCCCATATTGTTTCAGACAAGCTGCAGAGAAGAAAAAGCAAAGGGAAATATTAGagtttccaaaattttgttttcaattgatGGGTCACATactcacaatcctatgagattgtgatacatttctcaaaatgatagatcacgTGAGATTGTGACAAATTATTTGAGAATCAAATTTTAGAGTTTATTACGAAttctaaatgaaaaaaaaaatgtaatgtttgtaaaaagaaaaagaaaaaatgagaacacatattttttgacaagtaataaagaagaagagaaaaaatgtaTCTGGATTGTCTCCTAACATCTGATAtcttatgaaaaaaagaaaagatagtcGGGGCTGAAGGCAGTCACGCATTAGGAATATAAAAAGAAGTAACGAATTCTACTTCAATCTAGCCTAACGATAGATTCCATGATCACCTACCAGTTTCTCCGATCACAGAATTGTAATATTAGGCgaaaaaagcaaacaaacaaacaaacatcgAAATAGGTAGAAGAACAAAATagaaaacagagagaaagaggtagaaGAACAAAATAGAAAACAGAGAAATAGGTATAAGAACAAAATAGAAAAGCGACAACGATGAAAactttggaaaatatatatatcctagAAGATTTTAAGTGTTTATTACGAATtctaaatgaaataaaaaaatgtaatgttttcttttcttcttccagaaAACAAACATCACGGATTATGTGTAAtgtttgtaaaaagaaaaaaaaaaaaaaaatgagaacacatattttttgacaagtaataaagaagaagagaaaaaatgtaTTTGCATTGTCTCCTCTGATATcctatgaaaaaaagaaattaaaggatAGTCGGAGCTAAAGGCAGAGTCACGCGTCAGCGTAAGGAATATAAAGAAGTAACGAATTCAACTTCAATATAGCCTAAATATGATAGATTCCATGATCATCTACCAATATCTCTGATCACCGAATTGCAATATTAGGcgaaaaaaaagcaaacaaacaaacagagaaataggtagaagaacaaaataaaaaagcgaCAGCGATGAAAACTTTTGCCATGGAAGactttggatatatatatagacacacacacactagaAGATTTTAAGTGTTTATTACGAATtctaaatgaaaaaagaaaatgtaatgttatacacatatttttttgacaagtaataaagaagaagagaaaaaaatgtacgtGCCTTGTCTCCTCCGATATcctatgaaagaaagaaaggatagTCGGAGCTGAAGGACTTCAATATAGCCTAAATATGATAGATTCCATGATCAGCTACCAATTTCTCTGATCACAGAAATGCAATATTGGCgaaaaagcaaacaaacaatAGATGTAACTTTGTATATAAACGCTCATTACCTTGACCAGACGAGAGAAAAGACTGATCGATTCACAACGCTGGAGACTGGAGTTTTGAAGGCTTGAAGCGCTTCACAACTCTGGAGACTAGCTGTGATGAAAAGAGAAAAACCTTCCTGCAGTTgtatttaaagaagaaaaatgcaGGGTATAAACGTCAAGGTGATATTATGCTGGTGCTTTTTGCCATGCAAGGGCAgccaaaactatttttttttattttttatttttaagggagCCAAGTAATGATTCAAGGATGATTCCCTTCGCTTAGAGGGTATAATTGACATTATAGAGTAATTAAAATGGAGGATTCTTTAGTAATTTTGCGTTAGCTGCTAGAAAAGAGGTATGATGAGCCTACGAGCTTGCAGTGAGCCTATGAGCGTACGAGTACGTCGCACAACAAACATACACGCGAGTCTATTCCGGTATTCCCACGGTCCCACCCCTGTCCAGGCTGTCCTAGTCACAGAGAACTTTT is a window of Alnus glutinosa chromosome 4, dhAlnGlut1.1, whole genome shotgun sequence DNA encoding:
- the LOC133866321 gene encoding putative F-box/LRR-repeat protein At4g00320 codes for the protein MEHKIDRISELPEPILEHILSFIPLEKIPQLSILSKRWQNVWALLPILEFNQYIREFNPVKLGSISVNEKEQKIRRMKYDFIYFMEKILQSRYRQRLSINKFKLEMFDIDESDCALLNRCIGYAIESNVKEFNVELEYDQLVEEPEHYYQLPESVLTTKSITKLSLYKVKFDSFNCDINLPSLKKLYLHEVRVDEQFIQTVIASCRVLEDISFKGCYGFKSIHVSGLPKLMVLKLKYNHDLKRVEVQASSLQSLHIDNFWIPCQINLAPCESLKELVLHGTTKTSKWLHDILLKHPRVEKLDLTGCNMLEWVYISSPHMKTLNLSRCEKLVEVNINAPNLHSLGYCGGVISYALNVTALFEANLNFVGRIPWNVEKIAFLANYLSHPKLLTWRTVFIEGVIIPKELRESQQPFRPLYNVKKLELKAYFSPKKNEFSELVDSMLWICPLLEILSIECKDENKSVHNIFFKFSYENPVYKGGENFNCCKLLLDLCWRHYLKTVKIEDSGGLADEDDLRKYFYENAKVLKSFQYA